A single window of Solenopsis invicta isolate M01_SB chromosome 3, UNIL_Sinv_3.0, whole genome shotgun sequence DNA harbors:
- the LOC105197257 gene encoding spermine oxidase-like — protein sequence MIDPCISEPAVVIVGAGMAGLSAAHRLAQCGLRNFTVLEATDRPGGRIHSCWLGDVVAEMGATWIEGGCVANPVFTLAAQEGLLKTPLFRPDLSRGFFCTSDGRAIDFPVSIAAYHTFRQIEQQAAALFALGCGRAHGTLLNFMGIRIQQELHNFPEEQRYDAARVMYGMTNCVRCRCGADLSLISADQFGSYIEIPGGNIRVPLGFVGVLAPLLRDLPSCSVKYCKPVNCIRWGAVSDTGPRAIVKCSDGEEFPADYVIVTASLGVLKNQHAKLFLPGLPAEKVEAINKLGYGHVNKIFLEYARPFWVWREGAIKLAWSAEELTDRCDWVKGVANVEELPNSQHVLCAWVCGPESTDMELCSDEEVVESMTTVLRRFTGDPTLPYPINILRSKWCMDQYFAGAYSYMAMDSTVGHQCDLANPLPDSCEAVPPILLFAGEATIPGHYSTVHGARISGIREAERIIQLTKRYNGPPKKVLTKS from the exons ATGATAGATCCATGTATATCAGAACCAGCTGTTGTGATTGTAGGAGCTGGCATGGCCGGATTATCGGCAGCACATCGATTAGCTCAGTGTGGCCTCCGTAATTTTACGGTTTTAGAAGCGACAGATAG GCCAGGTGGACGGATCCACTCTTGCTGGTTAGGCGATGTGGTAGCGGAAATGGGTGCCACGTGGATCGAGGGTGGTTGCGTGGCGAACCCAGTGTTCACTTTAGCGGCACAGGAAGGTTTGCTAAAGACACCCCTTTTCAGGCCGGATCTCAGTCGCGGGTTCTTTTGCACTAGCGACGGTAGGGCCATCGATTTTCCGGTCAGCATCGCGGCGTATCACACCTTCCGGCAAATCGAGCAGCAGGCAGCGGCTCTCTTCGCCCTTGGCTGCGGCCGTGCCCACGGTACGTTGCTGAATTTTATGGGCATCAGAATTCAACAGGAGCTCCACAACTTCCCAGAGGAGCAACG ATATGATGCCGCGCGGGTGATGTACGGCATGACGAATTGCGTGAGATGTCGATGCGGAGCTGATCTCTCGCTCATTTCGGCTGATCAATTCGGCAGCTATATCGAGATTCCCGGTGGAAATATCAGAGTACCTTTGGGATTTGTCGGGGTGTTGGCTCCCTTGCTTCGAGATTTACCTAGTTGTAGCGTCAA GTACTGCAAACCAGTTAATTGCATTCGGTGGGGCGCAGTGAGCGACACAGGTCCACGAGCTATCGTGAAGTGCAGCGACGGCGAAGAGTTTCCTGCTGATTACGTGATCGTGACTGCTTCACTTggtgttttaaaaaatcagcATGCGAAATTGTTTTTGCCAGGATTACCCGCCGAAAAAGTCGAGGCGATCAACAAGCTTGGGTATGGACACGttaataaaatcttcttggaataTGCAAGACCGTTTTGGGTCTGGCGAGAGGGTGCGATCAAGTTGGCTTGGTCCGCTGAAGAACTGACGGATAGATGCGATTGGGTGAAAG GTGTAGCAAATGTAGAAGAATTGCCTAATTCTCAACATGTGTTATGCGCCTGGGTGTGTGGACCCGAATCGACGGACATGGAACTGTGTTCTGACGAGGAGGTGGTGGAATCGATGACGACGGTTCTTCGTCGATTCACCGGCGATCCGACGCTACCTTATCCAATCAACATTCTCAGAAGCAAGTGGTGTATGGACCAATATTTTGCTGGAGCTTACAGTTATATGGCTATGGATAGTACCGTTGGTCACCAGTGTGACCTGGCGAATCCGTTACCGG ACTCTTGCGAAGCGGTACCACCCATACTCTTATTTGCGGGTGAAGCTACTATACCAGGACACTACAGCACAGTACATGGTGCAAGGATCAGCGGCATTCGTGAAGCGGAGAGAATTATTCAGTTAACAAAACGGTATAACGGTCCGCCGAAAAAAGTGCTTACTAAATCGTAA
- the LOC105197220 gene encoding F-box/SPRY domain-containing protein 1 yields the protein MDDIALRASDHVLEVIFSYLDLHTLRNCSLVCKRWYRFLNDENNDVWRMHCIRKLAQEALSSDLLSSVPTYKSKLRAFYHAWNPNDCSRNVYIKPNGFTLHRNPVAQSTDACRGKIGFRHGRHAWEVIWEGPLGTVAVIGIATKEAPLLCHGYVALLGSDEHSWGWNLVDNHLLHNGDPQGNYPLLNNAPKYQVGERIRVILDCDDNTLSFEKNYEFLGVAFRGLPDKRLYPSVSAVYGNTEVSMVYLGPPLDG from the exons ATGGACGATATAGCACTGCGGGCGTCTGATCATGTTTTAGAGGTGATATTCTCGTATCTGGACCTGCACACGCTGAGGAACTGCTCGCTGGTGTGCAAGCGGTGGTATCGCTTCCTCAACGACGAGAACAACGACGTGTGGCGAATGCACTGCATAAGAAAGCTCGCCCAGGAGGCCCTCAGCTCCGACTTGTTGTCGTCGGTGCCCACGTACAAGTCGAAGCTGCGAGCGTTCTATCACGCGTGGAATCCGAACGATTGTTCGCGGAACGTTTACATAAAACCCAACGGATTCACCCTGCACAG AAATCCTGTAGCGCAGAGTACAGATGCATGTAGAGGCAAAATAGGCTTTCGACATGGACGTCATGCCTGGGAAGTTATCTGGGAAGGACCATTAGGAACAGTAGCGGTAATAGGAATAGCCACTAAGGAAGCACCCTTATTATGTCATGGATACGTAGCATTGCTTGGCTCCGATGAACATTCCTGGGGCTGGAACCTTGTCGATAATCATTTGCTACATAATGGGGATCCACAGGGAAATTATCCTTTACTCAACAATGCTCCAAAATATCAG gTTGGGGAGAGAATTAGAGTAATTTTAGATTGTGATGATAATACGTTATCTTTTGAGAAGAATTATGAATTCCTGGGTGTCGCTTTTAGAG GGTTACCAGATAAAAGATTATATCCATCGGTATCGGCGGTTTATGGAAATACAGAAGTGTCTATGGTATATTTAGGACCACCATTGGATGGCTaa
- the LOC105206244 gene encoding general odorant-binding protein 56a, translating into MKTIVIVLTISFIAVLGQLTDEQKANLREYKESCINETGVDTVLIENAKKGQIAENDEKLACFATCLLKKAEIINADGHIDWKVARSKFPVPRERLDQIYNACKHITETGCEKGGKLFKCFMDNNIYLLQ; encoded by the exons ATGAAAACAATCGTTATCGTGCTCACCATTTCTTTCATCGCCGTTTTG gGTCAACTCACAGATGAACAAAAAGCAAATTTGAGAGAGTACAAAGAATCCTGTATAAACGAAACTGGTGTTGACACTG ttttaattgaaaatgcAAAGAAAGGACAAATAGCTGAAAATGACGAAAAGCTTGCTTGTTTCGCTACCTGTTTGTTAAAGAAAGCCGAAATT ATAAATGCAGATGGACACATTGACTGGAAAGTAGCTCGTTCTAAATTTCCAGTACCACGAGAAAGACTCGATCAAATTTATAATGCATGCAAGCACATTA CTGAAACAGGCTGTGAAAAAGGAGGCAAACTGTTTAAATGTTTCATGGACAACAACATTTATCTTTTACAATAG
- the LOC105197219 gene encoding transmembrane protein 164: protein MFEWAYDGVNSSIPRNVGPECANYLTLKRRLIETLFISIFIISCIIWGLKRITLPKELAYVGQDRVGRRVLLIVMSLVLGMEIGFKFTSRTVIYLLNPCHITTALQLYLLAADPSPTVTAIFRIHLNLLNGPVLAYLFPETESRVIFADKANYYIQHGLMLVIPYYLLRIGGVYNIEPLSDMSWSILGYGLNAGYHFWILQSVALPVQVNLSHMLCAAVLDPFEGQNYRLWAVTHQLMLCPILCKLFCYGSNFFLTKFPPTRVKPLLECALPKKNCAYEQNEKLHEESNTSGNGHTHFD from the exons ATGTTCGAGTGGGCATACGATGGTGTAAACAGCTCCATTCCACGCAATGTTGGTCCGGAATGtgcaaattatttaacattaaagcGCCGATTAATAGAAACCTTGTTTATATCTATATTCATCATATCCTGCATCATATGGGGTCTCAAGCGAATAACCTTGCCAAAGGAGCTGGCCTACGTCGGCCAGGACCGCGTCGGCAGACGAGTCCTGCTGATCGTGATGTCACTAGTCCTAGGTATGGAGATTGGCTTTAAGTTCACCAGCAGGactgttatttatttgttaaaccCATGTCACATTACAACTGCATTACAG TTGTATTTGCTGGCTGCGGATCCTAGTCCAACAGTCACTGCTATTTTCAGGATACATCTGAATCTATTGAATGGACCTGTATTAGCATACCTATTTCCAGAAACAGAATCTCGGGTT ATATTTGCAGACaaagcaaattattatattcaacaTGGTTTGATGCTAGTAATACCATATTATTTGTTGAGGATTGGAG GTGTATATAATATTGAGCCCCTATCTGATATGAGCTGGTCAATCCTCGGTTATGGCCTTAATGCAGGATATCACTTTTGGATTCTTCAAAGTGTTGCCTTG cCTGTACAAGTGAATCTTAGTCATATGTTGTGTGCAGCTGTCTTGGATCCATTTGAAGGTCAAAATTATCGATTATGGGCAGTGACTCATCAATTAATGTTATGCCCCATTCTGTGCAAACTGTTCTGTTATGGATCCAACTTTTTCTTAACTAAGTTTCCACCGACCAGGGTTAAGCCGTTGTTAGAATGCGCTCTCCCGAAAAAGAATTGTGCATATGAACAAAATGAGAAGTTACACGAAGAATCTAACACCTCAGGAAACGGCCATACACATTTTGATtaa